Proteins found in one Arachis stenosperma cultivar V10309 chromosome 8, arast.V10309.gnm1.PFL2, whole genome shotgun sequence genomic segment:
- the LOC130943665 gene encoding microtubule-associated protein RP/EB family member 1B-like isoform X2 produces MDMTYPGVVPMHKVNFDAKTEYDMIQNYKILQEVFNKLKIDKHIEVNRLVKGRPLDNLEFLQWLKRYCDSVNGGIMNENYNPVERRCKGGKGGNSKILKSSKYLQTSAIYNAGSGDMLGPNRISVPKQSKSSRGAGGPNSSEIEALSKQVTDLNLSMDLLEKERDFYFAKLRDIEILCQAAEVENDPMSVAIRKILYATDTKESALDEAQDYLNENFNAADDEEEAEAADEEAAAKEETKA; encoded by the exons ATGGATATGACATATCCAGGGGTTGTTCCAATGCACAAG GTGAATTTTGACGCAAAGACAGAATATGATATGATTCAGAATTACAAAATTCTGCAGGAAGTGTTCAACAAGCTGAAAATTGATAAA CATATTGAAGTTAACAGGCTAGTTAAAGGTCGACCTTTGGACAACTTAGAGTTTCTACAATGGCTGAAACGATACTGCGATTCTGTGAATGGTGGCATTATGAATGA GAATTATAATCCTGTGGAGCGTAGGTGTAAGGGTGGAAAGGGTGGAAATTCTAAAATTCTGAAGAGCTCAAAATACCTACAAACAAGTGCTATCTATAATGCTGGTTCAGGCGATATGCTGGGTCCCAATAGAATCTCTG TTCCCAAGCAATCAAAGTCAAGCAGAGGAGCAGGTGGGCCTAATTCTTCAGAAATTGAAGCATTGTCTAAGCag GTTACTGATCTCAATCTCTCGATGGATCTCTTGGAAAAAGAAAGAGACTTTTACTTTGCAAAACTAAGGGATATAGAAATTCTTTGTCAAGCTGCCGAAGTGGAGAATGATCCT ATGTCTGTAGCAATTAGGAAGATTTTGTATGCTACTGATACAAAGGAATCAGCACTAGATGAAGCCCAGGATTACCTTAACGAAAACTTCAATGCTGCTGACGATGAAGAGGAAGCTGAAGCTGCAGATGAAGAAGCTGCAGCTAAGGAAGAAACCAAAGCCTGA
- the LOC130943665 gene encoding microtubule-associated protein RP/EB family member 1A-like isoform X1: MATSIGIMDSAYFVGRNDILTWINNRLQLNLSRIEEAASGAVQCQIMDMTYPGVVPMHKVNFDAKTEYDMIQNYKILQEVFNKLKIDKHIEVNRLVKGRPLDNLEFLQWLKRYCDSVNGGIMNENYNPVERRCKGGKGGNSKILKSSKYLQTSAIYNAGSGDMLGPNRISVPKQSKSSRGAGGPNSSEIEALSKQVTDLNLSMDLLEKERDFYFAKLRDIEILCQAAEVENDPMSVAIRKILYATDTKESALDEAQDYLNENFNAADDEEEAEAADEEAAAKEETKA, from the exons ATGGCGACGAGTATCGGCATTATGGATAGCGCTTATTTTGTCGGCAGAAACGATATTCTCACTTGGATCAACAACCGCCTTCAACTTAACCTCTCTCGCATTGAGGAA GCTGCATCTGGAGCTGTACAATGTCAGATAATGGATATGACATATCCAGGGGTTGTTCCAATGCACAAG GTGAATTTTGACGCAAAGACAGAATATGATATGATTCAGAATTACAAAATTCTGCAGGAAGTGTTCAACAAGCTGAAAATTGATAAA CATATTGAAGTTAACAGGCTAGTTAAAGGTCGACCTTTGGACAACTTAGAGTTTCTACAATGGCTGAAACGATACTGCGATTCTGTGAATGGTGGCATTATGAATGA GAATTATAATCCTGTGGAGCGTAGGTGTAAGGGTGGAAAGGGTGGAAATTCTAAAATTCTGAAGAGCTCAAAATACCTACAAACAAGTGCTATCTATAATGCTGGTTCAGGCGATATGCTGGGTCCCAATAGAATCTCTG TTCCCAAGCAATCAAAGTCAAGCAGAGGAGCAGGTGGGCCTAATTCTTCAGAAATTGAAGCATTGTCTAAGCag GTTACTGATCTCAATCTCTCGATGGATCTCTTGGAAAAAGAAAGAGACTTTTACTTTGCAAAACTAAGGGATATAGAAATTCTTTGTCAAGCTGCCGAAGTGGAGAATGATCCT ATGTCTGTAGCAATTAGGAAGATTTTGTATGCTACTGATACAAAGGAATCAGCACTAGATGAAGCCCAGGATTACCTTAACGAAAACTTCAATGCTGCTGACGATGAAGAGGAAGCTGAAGCTGCAGATGAAGAAGCTGCAGCTAAGGAAGAAACCAAAGCCTGA